In Pseudomonas putida, a genomic segment contains:
- a CDS encoding STAS domain-containing protein translates to MERIPILQMGEFLLVTIQVDMHDKLAMRLQEDLTDRISATSAAGVLIDISALDMVDSFIGRMIADIASLSRLMDAQVMLVGMQPAVAITLVELGLTLPGVSTALDVERGMQRLSQHVRRL, encoded by the coding sequence ATGGAGCGTATCCCGATTCTGCAAATGGGCGAGTTCCTGCTGGTGACGATCCAGGTCGACATGCACGACAAGCTGGCCATGCGTCTGCAGGAGGACCTCACCGACCGTATCAGCGCGACTTCCGCCGCTGGCGTGTTGATCGACATCTCGGCGCTGGACATGGTCGACTCGTTCATTGGCCGGATGATCGCCGACATCGCCAGCCTGTCGCGGCTGATGGACGCCCAGGTGATGCTGGTGGGCATGCAGCCGGCCGTGGCCATCACCTTGGTGGAACTGGGCCTCACCCTGCCTGGGGTCAGCACGGCGCTGGACGTAGAGCGTGGCATGCAGCGGCTCAGCCAGCATGTGAGGCGCCTATGA
- a CDS encoding anti-sigma regulatory factor, protein MNSEHSGSLPVRIEQDVVLARQLARKLASDCGMRLVDLTKLVTAVSELARNTVVYGGGGDMDWQVLEQAGRTGVRLLFRDEGPGIADLKLALTDGWTSGNGLGLGLTGARRLVDEFELDTAPGEGTRVTITRWI, encoded by the coding sequence ATGAACAGCGAGCACAGTGGCAGCCTGCCGGTGCGTATCGAGCAGGATGTGGTACTGGCCCGGCAACTGGCGCGCAAGCTCGCCAGCGACTGCGGCATGCGCCTGGTTGACCTGACCAAGCTGGTGACCGCCGTCAGCGAGCTGGCACGCAACACCGTGGTCTATGGCGGTGGCGGTGACATGGATTGGCAGGTGCTCGAACAAGCGGGCCGTACTGGCGTGCGCTTGCTGTTTCGCGACGAAGGCCCTGGCATCGCCGACCTGAAGCTGGCCCTGACCGACGGCTGGACATCGGGCAACGGCCTCGGGCTCGGCCTGACCGGCGCTCGGCGCCTGGTGGACGAGTTCGAACTGGACACCGCGCCCGGCGAGGGCACGCGGGTGACGATCACACGATGGATATGA
- a CDS encoding ATP-binding protein has protein sequence MNIPASRTLVLPLEEASQIGHARRTAQRLAEQQGFDGEDAGRVALLATELASNVLKHAGRGTLQLRAVPGANGAGVELLAVDQAGGFDAEICLADGYSTGGTQGIGLGAIARLAEVFDIHTDAGGSVVMARLYRRDAKGSDLRIGVSHHALHDDPACGDTWHVVLAQGRLSALLVDGLGHGPEAEEAAQSAAAAFAEDAFLDPLLLIERMHLAMSGTRGGAAAIAQYDASTGRLSFTGIGNIGASLVTPTKARGLASLAGFLGGQYRKAQVFDYADVTGNLLILYSDGLQSRWNLQDYPGLVHRHPAVIAAVLHRDFCRGRDDVTVLVIDLEPTHG, from the coding sequence ATGAACATCCCTGCCAGCAGGACGCTGGTATTGCCCCTGGAGGAGGCCAGCCAGATCGGCCATGCCCGGCGCACCGCGCAGCGCCTGGCCGAGCAGCAAGGCTTCGACGGCGAAGACGCCGGGCGGGTGGCCTTGCTGGCCACCGAGCTTGCCAGCAACGTGCTCAAGCATGCCGGGCGGGGCACCTTGCAGCTGCGGGCGGTGCCCGGTGCCAATGGCGCGGGTGTCGAACTACTGGCCGTCGATCAGGCCGGTGGCTTCGATGCCGAGATCTGCCTGGCCGATGGCTACTCGACCGGTGGCACCCAAGGCATCGGCCTGGGCGCCATCGCGCGCCTGGCCGAAGTGTTCGACATCCATACCGACGCTGGCGGTTCCGTGGTCATGGCGCGCCTGTACCGGCGCGATGCCAAAGGTAGCGATCTGCGCATCGGCGTCAGTCATCATGCACTGCACGACGATCCCGCCTGTGGTGACACCTGGCATGTGGTGCTTGCCCAAGGGCGGCTCAGTGCCCTGCTGGTCGATGGCCTGGGCCATGGCCCCGAGGCCGAAGAGGCGGCCCAGAGCGCCGCTGCCGCGTTCGCCGAGGACGCCTTTCTCGACCCGCTGCTGCTGATCGAGCGCATGCACCTGGCCATGAGCGGAACCCGCGGAGGCGCCGCGGCCATCGCCCAGTATGACGCGAGCACCGGTCGACTCAGCTTCACCGGTATCGGCAACATCGGCGCCAGCCTGGTAACGCCGACCAAGGCGCGCGGCCTGGCCTCTTTGGCGGGCTTCCTCGGCGGGCAGTACCGCAAGGCCCAGGTCTTCGACTACGCTGACGTGACTGGCAATCTGCTGATCCTCTACAGCGACGGCCTGCAGTCGCGCTGGAACCTTCAAGACTACCCTGGCCTGGTGCACCGTCACCCGGCCGTGATTGCTGCCGTGCTGCACCGCGATTTCTGCCGAGGGCGGGACGACGTGACGGTACTGGTCATCGACCTGGAGCCTACCCATGGCTGA
- a CDS encoding sensor histidine kinase, whose amino-acid sequence MAEPTTTEQAALIARLQGENDALRAELEETNQGVLALYAELDLQAEQLRQASDLKSRFLSYMSHEFRTPLGSILSITSLLADELDGPLSEEQHRQVAFVSTATRELSDMVDDLLDLAKIEAGRITISPAWFDMFDLFAALRGMFRPIVDATAVDLIFEEPVGLPRLFTDDKKLAQILRNFISNALKFTTRGEVRVSAQLVEAGNIRFAVSDTGIGIAPELLGTLFEDFAQVDSPLQKRLRGTGLGLSLCKRFATLLGGEVGVHSEPGTGSSFFVTIPLALAQESVDET is encoded by the coding sequence ATGGCTGAACCCACCACCACCGAACAGGCCGCGCTGATCGCTCGCTTGCAGGGCGAGAACGACGCCTTGCGCGCCGAGCTCGAAGAAACCAACCAGGGCGTGCTGGCCCTGTACGCCGAACTGGACCTGCAGGCCGAGCAACTGCGCCAGGCTTCGGACCTGAAAAGCCGCTTCCTGTCATACATGAGCCACGAGTTCCGCACCCCGCTGGGCTCGATCCTGAGCATCACCAGCCTGCTCGCCGACGAGTTGGATGGCCCGCTGTCCGAAGAGCAGCACCGCCAGGTGGCTTTCGTCAGCACTGCCACCCGCGAGCTCTCCGACATGGTCGACGACCTGCTCGATCTGGCCAAGATCGAGGCCGGACGCATCACCATCTCGCCGGCCTGGTTCGACATGTTCGACCTGTTCGCCGCGCTACGCGGCATGTTCCGGCCGATCGTCGATGCCACCGCGGTCGACCTGATTTTCGAGGAGCCGGTGGGCTTGCCGCGGCTTTTTACCGACGACAAGAAGCTCGCGCAGATCCTGCGCAACTTCATTTCCAACGCCTTGAAGTTCACCACCCGCGGTGAAGTGCGGGTATCGGCGCAACTGGTCGAGGCGGGCAACATCCGTTTCGCCGTCAGCGACACCGGCATCGGCATCGCTCCCGAGCTGCTGGGCACGCTGTTCGAGGATTTCGCCCAGGTCGACTCGCCGCTGCAGAAGCGCCTGCGTGGCACCGGCCTGGGCCTGTCGCTGTGCAAGCGCTTCGCTACGTTGCTGGGCGGCGAGGTCGGTGTGCACAGCGAGCCCGGGACAGGCTCTTCCTTCTTCGTGACCATTCCTCTGGCCCTGGCCCAGGAGAGCGTGGATGAAACCTGA
- a CDS encoding response regulator: MKPDLRLLIVDDNVATRYALRRRLSAQGYEVLEAGTGGEGLALIRDEQVDALILDVNLPDMSGFDIVRLLRQDSRTALLPVIHVSAASIQSGDIITGLNAGADAYLIHPVDPDVLLATLRTLLRVRDTERALRQSEARFQEIFRGVSAPIAVLDGELKVHECNHAFAHLVQDNRDPQRLHECFADGQDAALEELRQHLAAGQRWKGTLGMRLHGQPRDTEWQLSPYQAPGLCLVFVEDITEHRHRERSHLARLDDANSQLAKEVAERVRTEAQLLQLQKMDALGSLTGGIAHDFNNLLTGIITSLELIRKRVAENRVEKVPKYAEAALSSANSAAVLTHRLLAFARQQPLDTRPVDVHQHVRSLEELLTRTIGERITLTLELSSRPAIALVDPVQLESAVLNLVINARDALPKGGQIWVNTSAAWSHGDPNLADGAYVAVTVRDNGSGIEAELLDKVFDPFFTTKPLGQGTGLGLSTIYGFARQSGGHVELRSVVGKGTEVTLLLPASAEAAVAVEREVDDDQQGNGEHVLIVEDMASVRLSVAEALGEEGYNCTLASTIDEALEYLQGEGVIDLLLTDVGLPTLSGRELADIARMHRPGLPVLFMTGYADAALDRQAFLGTGMDMLVKPFKLSELLDKVKHAVVRLG; this comes from the coding sequence ATGAAACCTGACCTGCGCCTGCTCATCGTCGACGACAACGTCGCCACCCGCTACGCCCTGCGCCGCCGCCTCAGCGCGCAGGGCTACGAAGTGCTCGAAGCGGGTACCGGCGGCGAAGGGCTGGCGTTGATTCGCGACGAACAGGTGGATGCGCTGATTCTCGACGTCAACCTGCCAGACATGAGCGGCTTCGACATCGTCCGGCTGTTGCGCCAGGACAGCCGCACCGCACTGTTGCCGGTGATTCACGTGTCGGCGGCGTCGATCCAGAGCGGCGACATCATCACCGGCCTGAACGCCGGCGCCGACGCCTACCTGATCCACCCGGTAGACCCCGACGTACTGCTTGCCACGCTGCGCACCTTGCTGCGCGTGCGCGACACCGAACGCGCCCTGCGCCAGAGCGAGGCGCGCTTCCAGGAAATCTTCCGCGGGGTGTCTGCGCCCATCGCCGTGCTCGACGGCGAGCTCAAGGTGCACGAATGCAACCATGCTTTCGCCCACCTGGTGCAGGACAACCGCGACCCGCAGCGGCTGCACGAATGCTTCGCCGACGGCCAGGACGCGGCGCTCGAAGAGTTGCGCCAGCACCTGGCGGCGGGCCAGCGCTGGAAGGGTACCTTGGGCATGCGCCTGCACGGCCAGCCGCGTGACACCGAGTGGCAGCTCTCGCCCTACCAGGCGCCGGGCTTGTGCCTGGTCTTCGTCGAAGACATCACCGAGCACCGCCACCGCGAACGCTCGCACCTGGCGCGCCTGGACGACGCCAACAGCCAGTTGGCCAAGGAAGTCGCCGAGCGCGTGCGCACCGAGGCGCAGCTGTTGCAATTGCAGAAGATGGACGCTCTAGGCAGCCTGACCGGCGGCATCGCCCACGATTTCAACAACCTGCTCACCGGCATCATCACCAGCCTCGAACTCATTCGTAAGCGGGTGGCGGAAAACCGCGTGGAGAAGGTGCCCAAGTACGCCGAGGCGGCGCTGAGTTCGGCCAACAGCGCCGCCGTGCTCACCCACCGGCTGCTGGCTTTCGCTCGCCAGCAGCCGCTGGACACGCGCCCGGTGGACGTCCACCAGCATGTGCGCTCACTCGAAGAACTGCTCACCCGCACCATCGGCGAACGCATCACCCTGACCCTCGAACTGTCCAGTCGACCGGCCATCGCGCTGGTCGACCCCGTGCAGCTCGAAAGCGCGGTGCTCAACCTGGTGATCAATGCCCGCGATGCCTTGCCCAAGGGCGGGCAGATCTGGGTCAACACCTCGGCGGCCTGGAGCCATGGCGACCCCAACCTCGCTGACGGCGCGTACGTGGCGGTGACCGTGCGCGACAACGGCAGTGGGATCGAGGCGGAGTTGCTCGACAAGGTCTTCGACCCGTTCTTCACCACCAAACCCCTCGGCCAGGGCACCGGCCTGGGCCTGTCGACCATCTATGGCTTCGCCCGCCAGTCCGGTGGGCATGTGGAGCTGCGCAGCGTGGTCGGCAAGGGCACCGAAGTGACATTGTTGCTACCGGCCAGCGCCGAGGCGGCGGTGGCCGTGGAACGCGAGGTGGACGATGACCAGCAAGGCAATGGCGAGCATGTGCTGATCGTCGAGGACATGGCCTCGGTGCGGCTGTCGGTCGCCGAGGCGTTGGGCGAGGAGGGGTATAACTGCACGCTGGCGTCGACCATCGACGAGGCGCTGGAGTACCTGCAAGGTGAGGGGGTCATCGACCTGCTGCTGACCGACGTCGGCCTGCCGACCCTGAGTGGGCGTGAGCTGGCGGACATCGCCCGGATGCACCGGCCAGGTTTGCCAGTGCTGTTCATGACCGGGTATGCCGATGCGGCGTTGGATCGCCAGGCATTCCTGGGCACCGGGATGGACATGCTGGTCAAGCCGTTCAAATTGTCGGAGCTGCTCGACAAGGTGAAGCATGCGGTGGTGCGCTTGGGGTGA
- a CDS encoding methyl-accepting chemotaxis protein — MTLASHAMQLSSSEKRWLPWFGKTGKLSMGWSCRLNQSAYPVIEQTFEAIAQTRVRLLQNWAREQWEHLAELAEHFSDDLTQLDHTLLADKLHRAEDISELFVVDISGAVITSTWDRRDGQPLAHHKALAQGLKAPFLHGPYSDPLTLQIGPSSSRFHDAVTLMFYQPLKVAGKTLGCLCARVPNDVLGDLIQREAGHIFAESGDNYLFMAQSHFDPTLQPGTALSRSRFEDGTFSHGENLKSGVHTPWSTVKIQQHTELELRFTDPATKQLHPGVRETIRHGSNLFVTYPGYSDYRHIPVVGKGITFQLPGSPDRWGMMCEADLEEVYRRRSLTHGLMKPYVATMAGLLGCNVAVQHYAGLSQGMNDAVMLLSMLCAAVLFSRLGPKRLAARLNGMTDVLRTIAEGEGNLRQRLDITVMANDESGDMGRWINSFIDRLDSVVGQVVKASRNVGATNQMMLQRSQQASLTSSEVADAVHQMMIIVEDQLGEIQQASASAEQMKQAMDEVVSRAHEQFVSVQAGTQSIRDVVQRSSSSVQLLDSRMTQIGNITGLISDITSQTNLLALNAAIEAARAGDHGRGFAVVAEEVRNLAARTSRAADDIRSMVEGLQNETQKAVSFMEEGVKNVDDSLRLAEDASSENVQLHQAVESMFAIIQQLNAHSLACGKTIEKVDQSSAEMRQTGVVLQNSAQTMKVNANKLEKLVGQFEVSGDGDRAAA, encoded by the coding sequence ATGACGCTCGCAAGCCACGCCATGCAGCTCTCTTCCAGCGAAAAACGCTGGCTACCGTGGTTCGGCAAGACCGGGAAGCTCTCCATGGGCTGGTCATGCCGGCTCAATCAATCTGCCTACCCGGTAATCGAACAGACCTTCGAAGCCATCGCCCAAACCCGCGTGCGCCTCCTGCAAAACTGGGCACGCGAACAATGGGAGCACCTGGCCGAACTGGCCGAGCATTTCAGCGACGACCTGACCCAACTCGACCACACACTGCTGGCGGACAAACTCCACCGGGCCGAAGACATTTCCGAACTGTTCGTCGTCGACATCAGCGGCGCTGTCATCACGTCGACCTGGGACCGCCGCGACGGCCAGCCGCTCGCGCACCACAAAGCCCTAGCACAAGGCCTCAAGGCGCCCTTCCTGCACGGCCCCTACAGCGACCCGCTCACCCTGCAGATCGGCCCGTCATCGTCGCGCTTCCACGATGCCGTGACGCTGATGTTCTACCAGCCACTGAAAGTCGCCGGCAAAACACTCGGCTGCCTCTGCGCCCGCGTGCCGAACGATGTCCTCGGCGACCTCATCCAGCGCGAGGCCGGGCACATCTTCGCCGAGTCGGGCGACAACTACCTGTTCATGGCGCAATCGCATTTCGACCCGACCCTGCAACCTGGCACCGCCCTGTCGCGCTCGCGCTTCGAGGACGGCACTTTCAGCCATGGCGAAAACCTCAAGAGCGGCGTGCACACGCCCTGGTCCACGGTGAAGATCCAGCAACACACCGAATTGGAGCTGCGCTTCACCGACCCTGCGACCAAGCAACTGCACCCTGGCGTGCGCGAAACCATCCGTCATGGCTCGAACCTGTTCGTGACCTACCCCGGTTACTCCGACTACCGCCACATTCCGGTGGTCGGCAAGGGCATCACCTTTCAGTTGCCGGGCTCGCCCGACCGCTGGGGGATGATGTGCGAGGCCGATCTCGAAGAGGTCTATCGCCGTCGCTCGCTCACCCATGGGTTGATGAAGCCGTACGTGGCCACCATGGCCGGACTGCTCGGCTGCAACGTGGCCGTGCAGCATTACGCCGGTCTGTCCCAAGGCATGAACGACGCGGTCATGCTGCTCAGCATGCTCTGCGCCGCCGTGCTCTTCAGCAGACTCGGGCCCAAGCGCCTGGCTGCGCGCCTGAACGGCATGACCGACGTGCTGCGCACCATCGCCGAAGGCGAAGGCAACTTGCGCCAGCGCCTGGACATCACTGTCATGGCCAATGATGAGAGCGGCGACATGGGGCGCTGGATCAACAGTTTCATCGACCGCCTCGATTCGGTGGTCGGCCAGGTGGTCAAGGCCAGCCGCAACGTCGGCGCCACCAACCAGATGATGCTCCAGCGCAGCCAGCAGGCCAGCCTGACCTCCAGCGAAGTGGCCGATGCCGTGCACCAGATGATGATCATCGTCGAGGATCAGCTTGGCGAAATCCAGCAGGCCTCGGCCAGTGCCGAACAGATGAAACAGGCCATGGACGAAGTCGTCAGCCGCGCCCACGAACAATTCGTCTCGGTACAAGCCGGCACGCAGTCGATTCGCGACGTGGTGCAGCGGTCGTCTTCGAGCGTGCAGTTGCTCGACAGCCGCATGACCCAGATCGGCAACATCACTGGGTTGATCAGCGACATCACCAGCCAGACCAACCTGCTGGCGCTCAATGCCGCCATCGAGGCCGCACGGGCAGGTGACCACGGGCGCGGTTTCGCCGTGGTGGCCGAGGAGGTCCGCAACCTGGCCGCTCGTACCTCGCGAGCCGCCGATGACATCCGCAGCATGGTCGAAGGCCTGCAGAACGAGACCCAGAAGGCCGTCAGCTTCATGGAAGAAGGGGTCAAGAACGTGGATGACAGCCTGCGCCTGGCCGAGGATGCATCATCGGAAAACGTGCAGTTGCATCAAGCCGTGGAGAGCATGTTCGCCATCATCCAGCAACTCAACGCCCACAGCCTGGCGTGCGGCAAGACCATCGAGAAGGTCGACCAGTCTTCGGCCGAGATGCGCCAGACGGGGGTGGTGCTGCAGAACAGTGCGCAGACGATGAAGGTCAATGCCAACAAGCTGGAGAAGCTGGTGGGGCAGTTCGAGGTGAGCGGCGACGGCGATCGGGCGGCGGCCTGA
- a CDS encoding DUF3077 domain-containing protein, with translation MDTTDPTRTTTAGIETFDLFRLQPGIPFDHAFSQLSILLGCIRHLTTEAEMENDRKAGSAARILSEMAKALIDDIELGLNKSH, from the coding sequence ATGGACACAACCGACCCCACCCGCACCACCACCGCCGGCATCGAAACCTTCGACCTGTTCCGCCTGCAACCCGGCATCCCCTTCGACCACGCCTTCAGCCAACTCTCGATCCTGCTCGGCTGCATCCGCCACCTCACCACCGAGGCCGAAATGGAAAACGACCGCAAGGCTGGCAGCGCCGCGCGCATCCTCAGTGAAATGGCCAAGGCGCTGATCGACGACATCGAACTGGGCCTGAACAAGTCCCACTGA
- a CDS encoding FAD-binding and (Fe-S)-binding domain-containing protein, translating into MSLPAAFLRDVERLIPAERRFDDPTSTLAFGTDASFYRLIPKLVVRVESEDEVVGLIHLAQRERVPVTFRAAGTSLSGQAISDSLLIVLGDNWNGREIRGAGEQIRLQPGVIGAQANAWLAPFGRKIGPDPASINACKIGGIVANNASGMCCGTAQNTYHTLAGMRLVLADGTRLDSEDPASVAAFERSHADLLEALARLGRETRANTELADRIRHKYRLKNTTGLSLNALVDYDQPLDILQHLMVGSEGTLGFISAVTYDTVPDHPHKASALLVFPSVESCCRAVTVLKRQPVSAVELLDRRSLRSVQDMPGMPLWVKGLSANACALLIESRAASQSLLHEQLGQVMASIADYPLEQQVDFSEDPQVYNQLWKIRKDTFPAVGAVRETGTTVIIEDVTFPVEQLAEGVNRLIELFDKHHYDEAIIFGHALEGNLHFVFTQGFNSPEEVARYQAFMDDVAQLVAVEFGGSLKAEHGTGRNMAPFVALEWGQDAYQLMWALKRLLDPNGILNPDVVLSEDPDIHLKNLKPLPAADEIVDKCIECGFCEPVCPSKGLTLSPRQRIVMWRDIQAKKRAGIDTRELLQTYQYQGIDTCAATGLCAQRCPVGINTGELVKKLRSQAANHEKAADWLAEHFQTALGGARLTLTAANTARKLLGAPRLARWSTALSKTSNGRLPQWTPAMPQPVRDLTFGPASNDARPRVVYLAACVSRAMGPAYADREQSTLLDKTRSLLEKAGYQVVFPDNADSLCCGQPFASKGYPEQAEHKRQELINALLQASRGGLDPIYCDTSPCTLRLVQDMADTRLDLYDPVRFIRTHLLDRLEFTPQDEPVAVHVTCSTQHLGESQALIDLARRCSKQVVVPEGIHCCGFAGDKGFTTPELNAHSLRSLKDAVQHCSEGISTSRTCEIGLSSHSGIDYHGLVYLVDRVTRPRSI; encoded by the coding sequence ATGAGCTTGCCTGCTGCATTCCTGCGTGATGTCGAGCGCCTGATTCCCGCCGAACGCCGTTTCGACGACCCCACCTCGACCTTGGCCTTCGGCACCGATGCCAGCTTCTACCGGCTGATCCCCAAGCTGGTGGTGCGGGTCGAGTCCGAGGACGAGGTGGTCGGGCTGATTCACCTGGCCCAGCGCGAGCGCGTGCCGGTCACCTTCCGCGCCGCCGGCACCAGCCTTTCAGGGCAGGCCATCAGTGACTCGCTGCTGATCGTGCTCGGCGATAACTGGAATGGCCGAGAGATCCGTGGTGCCGGCGAGCAGATCCGCCTGCAACCGGGTGTCATCGGCGCCCAGGCCAACGCCTGGCTCGCTCCGTTCGGGCGCAAGATCGGCCCTGATCCGGCTTCCATCAATGCCTGCAAGATCGGCGGCATCGTCGCCAACAATGCCAGCGGCATGTGCTGCGGCACGGCGCAAAACACCTACCACACCCTGGCCGGCATGCGCCTGGTGCTGGCCGACGGCACGCGCCTGGACAGCGAAGACCCGGCCAGCGTGGCCGCCTTCGAACGCAGCCACGCCGACCTGCTCGAGGCCTTGGCTCGGCTCGGTCGCGAGACCCGTGCCAATACCGAACTGGCCGACCGCATCCGACACAAATACCGACTGAAGAACACCACTGGCCTGTCGCTCAATGCGCTGGTGGACTACGACCAGCCGCTGGATATCCTCCAGCATCTGATGGTCGGGTCCGAAGGAACCCTGGGCTTCATCAGCGCGGTGACCTACGACACCGTGCCCGATCACCCACACAAGGCCAGTGCGCTGCTGGTGTTCCCCAGCGTCGAGAGTTGCTGCCGCGCGGTGACCGTGCTCAAGCGCCAGCCGGTGTCGGCGGTGGAGTTGCTCGACCGCCGCAGCCTGCGCTCGGTGCAGGACATGCCGGGCATGCCGTTGTGGGTAAAAGGCCTGTCGGCCAATGCCTGCGCATTGTTGATCGAGTCCCGCGCCGCCAGCCAGAGCCTTCTGCACGAGCAACTTGGCCAGGTCATGGCGTCGATTGCCGACTACCCGCTGGAGCAGCAGGTGGACTTCAGCGAAGACCCGCAGGTGTACAACCAGCTGTGGAAAATCCGCAAGGACACCTTCCCGGCGGTCGGCGCCGTGCGCGAGACCGGCACCACGGTGATCATCGAGGACGTGACCTTCCCCGTCGAGCAACTGGCCGAGGGCGTCAATCGCCTGATCGAGCTGTTCGACAAGCACCACTACGACGAAGCGATCATCTTCGGCCACGCCCTGGAGGGCAACCTGCACTTCGTCTTCACCCAGGGCTTCAACAGCCCCGAGGAAGTCGCCCGCTACCAGGCCTTCATGGACGACGTGGCGCAGTTGGTGGCGGTGGAATTCGGCGGATCGCTCAAGGCCGAGCATGGCACCGGGCGCAACATGGCGCCGTTCGTGGCGCTGGAGTGGGGCCAGGATGCCTACCAGCTGATGTGGGCGCTCAAACGCCTGCTCGACCCCAACGGCATTCTCAATCCCGACGTGGTGCTGAGCGAAGATCCGGACATCCACCTGAAAAACCTCAAGCCCTTGCCGGCGGCCGACGAGATCGTCGACAAGTGCATCGAGTGCGGCTTCTGCGAACCAGTCTGCCCGTCCAAGGGGCTGACCCTGAGCCCACGCCAGCGCATCGTCATGTGGCGCGATATCCAGGCGAAAAAGCGCGCTGGCATCGACACCCGCGAACTGCTGCAGACCTACCAGTACCAAGGCATCGACACCTGTGCCGCCACCGGCCTTTGTGCCCAGCGCTGCCCGGTGGGCATCAACACCGGCGAACTGGTGAAGAAGTTGCGCTCCCAGGCCGCCAATCATGAAAAGGCTGCCGACTGGCTGGCCGAGCACTTCCAGACCGCGCTGGGCGGCGCGCGCCTGACCCTGACTGCCGCCAACACCGCGCGCAAGCTGCTCGGCGCGCCGCGCCTGGCGCGCTGGAGCACGGCCTTGAGCAAGACCAGCAACGGCCGCCTGCCACAGTGGACACCGGCGATGCCGCAACCAGTGCGCGACCTGACCTTCGGCCCGGCGAGCAACGATGCCCGACCGCGCGTGGTGTACCTCGCCGCCTGCGTGTCGCGGGCGATGGGCCCGGCCTACGCCGACCGCGAACAGAGCACGCTACTGGACAAGACCCGTTCGCTGCTGGAAAAAGCCGGCTATCAGGTGGTGTTCCCGGACAACGCCGACAGCCTGTGCTGTGGCCAGCCGTTCGCTTCCAAAGGCTACCCCGAGCAGGCCGAGCACAAGCGCCAAGAGTTGATCAACGCCCTGCTGCAGGCCAGCCGTGGCGGCCTCGACCCCATCTATTGCGACACCAGCCCATGCACCCTGCGCCTTGTGCAGGACATGGCAGACACCCGGCTGGACCTGTACGACCCGGTGCGGTTCATCCGCACTCATCTGCTCGACCGGCTGGAGTTCACCCCTCAGGACGAGCCGGTGGCCGTGCATGTGACCTGCAGCACCCAGCACCTGGGCGAAAGCCAGGCGCTGATCGACCTGGCGCGGCGCTGCAGCAAGCAGGTGGTTGTACCCGAAGGAATTCATTGCTGTGGGTTTGCCGGGGACAAGGGGTTCACCACGCCGGAGCTCAATGCCCACTCGCTGCGTAGTTTGAAGGATGCGGTGCAGCATTGCAGCGAGGGGATCTCGACCAGCCGGACGTGCGAGATCGGGCTGTCGAGCCATAGTGGGATCGATTACCACGGGTTGGTCTACCTGGTGGACCGGGTGACGCGTCCGCGGAGCATCTGA